AGGAGGAGTTGTTGGAGAGGGCAAAAGCTGGAGATGTGGAGGCTTTTGAAATTCTCGCAAGTGAGCATCAAAAATACATCTACAATGTGATATTAAGGATTATTTTTGACAGAGAAGAAGCATTAGACCTTACGCAGGAGACGTTGCTTAAAGCGTATTTAAATATAAAAAAATTTAAAGGGAATAGTAGTTTCAGAACATGGCTTTATAGAATTGCTGTAAACAGTGCTATAGATTATTTAAGAAAAAGAAATGTGGAAAGAAGTAATTTTAGAGAGATAGAGGAATTTGAAAATGGAGTAAAAGATTTTGAAACTCCTGAAGAGGTGGTAGATAAAAAATTAACTGCGGAAATTGTAATGAAAGAAATAAACAAACTTCCTATAGACTATAAAGTGGTTTTGATTTTAAGAGATATAGAAGGTTTAAACTATGAAGAAATATCCAAGATAATGAATTTGAATTTAGGCACTGTAAAGTCTCGCTTGTGGCGAGCAAGGAATCTGCTTAAAGAGAGAATAAAGTCTTTGCCAGAATTTTTATCATTAGACGAAAGGAGGCAAGTATGATGGATTGCAAAAAGGCACTTCAACTTATACCCCGATATATAGATGGTGAATTGGATGTAGCACAAAAGGAAGAATTAGAAAAGCACATAGAAAGCTGTGAAAGTTGCAGAAAAGAATATCAACTGGAGAAAAATATAATAGAAAGTTTAAAAAATATGCCTCCTTTAGAACTACCTGAAGATTTCAATAAAAAAATACACGAAAAATTGGTTTACCAGAAAAATATTTTAGAGAAGAAAAAAGAAAGGCTAAAAAAGACGTTAACAGTAGCAGTTATTGCAGCTTCTTTCATACTTATGACAGTATTTGTAGTAAATATTTTTAAATTTGATAAATCCTCACGAATAGAATCGAGTGCTCCTTCAAACAATATCAAAATGACTCAAAGTGCTGATTTGTCTAAAAAGGAAGGAATTAATAATGAAGTTAATATGTTTTCAATCACTGGTCAAAGAGGATTGCCAGCAGGAACTTCAAGGAAAATTACAAAAAATGCAACCATCTCCTTAGAAGTAGAAGATGTCAATGTATGTTATGATAAAGTGTTTAAATTGGTAAAAGAAGCAGAAGGCTTTATTGAAAGTTCTGATGAAACTGTATTTACCGATAATACCAAAAGGATAAATCTTGTTTTGAAGGTGCGGGAAGATAAATTTGAAAGTGTGATTTCTCAGATTAAAGAATTTGGTAAAGTAACAGCTTTAAGAATAGATAGTAAAGACGTTACAGAGCAGTATTATGATTTAAAAGCAAGACTAAAAAACTTAGAAATAGAGGAACAAAAACTTCAAGACATTATGAATAAGGCTTCTACAGTCAAGGAAATGCTTGAAGTAGAATCCGAAATAAACAGGATAAGAAGCGATATAGAATCAATGAAAGAACAGTTAAAAGTATGGGAAAATCTTACGAGGCTAGGAACCATAAATCTTTTAATAAGAGAGGTTTCCAAGGTTGAGAAACCTACGACTCTAGTTTCTTTTAAGGGAATCGGTAGAGATATAAAACAAGCTTTTATAAATAATGTAAATTTTTTAATATTTTTTATAAAGAAGCTGATAATAATATTGGCAATAGTTTTACCTTATGGTGCACTGGCTTTTATTGGGTATAAAGTGTATATCTATTTCAAAAAAAGAAGATGACAATTTACATCTTCTTTTTTTTGCGGTATATTAAAATACAAAGAAATAAAAATGGGAGTGATTTAATGTCTAAATTTTTAGTAATTGACGGGAGTAGCCTCATGTACAGAGCCTATTATGCCTTGCCAATGCTTACTACAAGTGAAGGATTACATACAAATGCCTTATATGGCTTTACTATGATGCTTATAAAACTTATTGAAGAGGAAAAACCTGATTATATAGCTATAGCTTTTGACAAAAAAGCTCCTACTTTTAGACACAAAGAGTATCAAGACTACAAAGCTACAAGACAAGCAATGCCTGAGGAACTCACAGAACAAGTAGACCTTTTAAAAGAAATTATAGATGGCTTTAATATAAAGACTTTAGAATTAGAAGGTTACGAAGCCGATGACATCATAGGTACTATTTCAAAGCTGGCAGAGGAAAAAGGAATGGAAGTGCTTGTAGTTACAGGAGATAGGGACGCGCTTCAATTAGTTTCAGATAAAGTGAAAGTTAAGATTTCTAAAAAGGGTATAACTCAGATGGAGGAATTTGACGAAAAGGCTGTTTTAGAAAGATATGAAATAACTCCTCAGCAATTTATTGATTTAAAAGGGTTAATGGGGGATAAATCTGATAATATCCCAGGGATACCTAATATAGGAG
The sequence above is a segment of the Thermoanaerobacter ethanolicus JW 200 genome. Coding sequences within it:
- a CDS encoding sigma-70 family RNA polymerase sigma factor; this encodes MGQEELLERAKAGDVEAFEILASEHQKYIYNVILRIIFDREEALDLTQETLLKAYLNIKKFKGNSSFRTWLYRIAVNSAIDYLRKRNVERSNFREIEEFENGVKDFETPEEVVDKKLTAEIVMKEINKLPIDYKVVLILRDIEGLNYEEISKIMNLNLGTVKSRLWRARNLLKERIKSLPEFLSLDERRQV
- a CDS encoding DUF4349 domain-containing protein, with translation MMDCKKALQLIPRYIDGELDVAQKEELEKHIESCESCRKEYQLEKNIIESLKNMPPLELPEDFNKKIHEKLVYQKNILEKKKERLKKTLTVAVIAASFILMTVFVVNIFKFDKSSRIESSAPSNNIKMTQSADLSKKEGINNEVNMFSITGQRGLPAGTSRKITKNATISLEVEDVNVCYDKVFKLVKEAEGFIESSDETVFTDNTKRINLVLKVREDKFESVISQIKEFGKVTALRIDSKDVTEQYYDLKARLKNLEIEEQKLQDIMNKASTVKEMLEVESEINRIRSDIESMKEQLKVWENLTRLGTINLLIREVSKVEKPTTLVSFKGIGRDIKQAFINNVNFLIFFIKKLIIILAIVLPYGALAFIGYKVYIYFKKRR